A genomic stretch from Methylorubrum extorquens includes:
- a CDS encoding Conserved protein (Orf21) involved in biosynthesis of tetrahydromethanopterin, putative kinase (Evidence 2a : Function from experimental evidences in other organisms; Product type e : enzyme), which produces MTSASPVAPRVTGTIDGAVVKIGGSLVADRARLCAILAECAEQPPVAIVPGGGLFADAVRATQAALSLDDALAHRLALDAMGRMAEVFCALEPRLTIARSPEAVADALAQGRSVIWDPVALKAGHADIAESWDVTSDSLALWIAGMLGVDRCILVKSAKLTSQTDPAALARAGLVDAAFPRFAAGFGGVIVIRGAEDISQRHAA; this is translated from the coding sequence ATGACAAGCGCTAGCCCAGTCGCTCCCCGTGTCACGGGGACAATCGACGGCGCTGTCGTCAAGATCGGCGGCAGCCTCGTCGCGGATCGCGCGCGGCTTTGCGCCATCCTCGCCGAATGCGCGGAGCAACCGCCGGTCGCGATCGTGCCCGGCGGTGGACTCTTCGCCGACGCCGTGCGCGCGACCCAAGCTGCGCTCAGCCTCGACGACGCCCTCGCCCACCGCCTCGCCCTCGACGCCATGGGCCGCATGGCCGAGGTGTTCTGCGCGCTCGAACCACGGCTCACCATCGCCCGGAGCCCCGAGGCCGTTGCCGATGCCCTCGCTCAGGGCCGCTCCGTCATCTGGGATCCGGTCGCGCTCAAAGCGGGTCATGCCGATATCGCCGAGAGCTGGGACGTCACCTCCGACAGCCTCGCCCTGTGGATCGCAGGCATGCTCGGCGTCGATCGCTGCATCCTTGTGAAGTCGGCAAAACTTACCTCGCAGACCGATCCCGCGGCCCTCGCACGAGCCGGCCTCGTCGATGCCGCGTTCCCGCGTTTCGCCGCCGGCTTCGGCGGAGTGATCGTGATCCGCGGCGCCGAGGATATCAGCCAGAGGCACGCCGCATGA
- a CDS encoding Conserved protein (Orf20) involved in biosynthesis of tetrahydromethanopterin (Evidence 2a : Function from experimental evidences in other organisms; Product type e : enzyme) gives MSAPEHLVFITGKLAHARLEKVAATLPAERFTWSIADAGVKVAALMTEEIIKRRVQMPEGATRIVLPGRCRANPEALAQHFGLPVERGPDEIVDLPAYLGLTGRKVDLSRHDLRIFSEIVDASKMTPDQILAKGLDLARRGADVIDLGGLPDTAFPHLEDSVRALKGAGLKVSVDSFSLDELTRGARAGADFLLSLNEETLDLAFETDAVPILVPMRPDDLPSLDRAIERMERAGRPYMADPILEPIHFGFVDSIVRYREIRARWPNIEMMMGTGNLTELTEADSLGVTALLIGMCSELAIRNVLIVQVSNHTRRTVEEHDAARRVMYAAREDAALPKGYGRELLALHDKRPFVQTSDEIAALAAEVRDPNYRIAVAEDGIHVYNRDRHTTGTDAMAFFPELSVESDGAHAFYLGGELTKAETAFRLGKRYVQDEPLDWGCAADRTQEDTTAFKAAGPTKAAHTKHSGPEAPTAERATQADPERDAAPPRTETGSGTASERDPLSEPKGGRIVCGRLVPDEDRN, from the coding sequence ATGAGCGCGCCCGAACATCTCGTCTTCATCACCGGCAAGCTGGCCCATGCCCGCCTCGAAAAGGTCGCGGCCACGCTGCCGGCCGAGCGGTTCACCTGGAGCATCGCCGATGCCGGGGTGAAGGTCGCCGCGCTGATGACCGAGGAAATCATCAAGCGGCGGGTGCAGATGCCCGAGGGCGCGACCCGGATCGTCCTGCCCGGCCGCTGCCGCGCCAACCCGGAGGCGCTGGCGCAGCACTTCGGCCTCCCGGTGGAGCGGGGGCCGGACGAGATCGTTGATTTGCCGGCTTATCTTGGCCTGACCGGGCGCAAGGTCGATCTCTCGCGCCACGACCTGCGCATCTTCTCCGAGATCGTCGACGCCTCGAAGATGACGCCCGACCAGATCCTGGCCAAGGGTCTCGACCTCGCTCGCCGCGGGGCCGACGTGATCGATCTCGGCGGGCTGCCCGATACGGCGTTCCCGCATCTGGAGGACAGCGTGCGGGCGCTGAAAGGGGCCGGGCTGAAGGTCAGTGTCGATTCCTTCTCCCTCGATGAGCTGACCCGCGGGGCGCGGGCCGGCGCCGACTTCCTGCTGAGCCTCAACGAGGAGACGCTGGATCTCGCCTTCGAGACCGACGCGGTGCCGATCCTCGTGCCGATGCGCCCCGACGACCTGCCCTCTCTCGACCGCGCCATCGAGCGGATGGAGCGGGCGGGCCGGCCCTACATGGCCGATCCGATCCTGGAGCCGATTCATTTCGGCTTCGTCGACTCGATCGTCCGCTACCGCGAGATCCGCGCGCGCTGGCCGAACATCGAGATGATGATGGGCACCGGCAACCTCACCGAACTCACTGAGGCCGACAGCCTCGGCGTCACGGCGCTCCTCATCGGCATGTGCTCGGAACTCGCCATCCGCAACGTGCTGATCGTGCAGGTCTCGAACCACACCCGCCGCACGGTGGAGGAGCACGATGCCGCCCGCCGGGTGATGTACGCGGCACGAGAGGACGCCGCCCTGCCCAAAGGCTATGGCCGCGAGTTGCTGGCGCTGCACGACAAGCGCCCCTTCGTGCAGACCTCCGATGAAATTGCCGCGCTGGCCGCGGAGGTGCGCGATCCCAATTACCGCATCGCCGTCGCCGAGGACGGCATCCACGTCTACAACCGCGACCGTCACACCACCGGCACCGACGCGATGGCCTTCTTCCCCGAACTGAGCGTGGAGAGCGACGGCGCGCACGCCTTCTATCTCGGCGGAGAACTGACGAAGGCCGAGACCGCGTTCCGCCTCGGCAAGCGCTACGTGCAGGACGAACCCCTCGATTGGGGCTGCGCCGCCGACCGGACCCAGGAAGACACCACCGCCTTCAAGGCGGCCGGGCCGACGAAAGCCGCCCACACCAAGCATAGCGGCCCCGAGGCGCCCACCGCCGAGCGCGCGACCCAGGCCGATCCGGAGCGCGACGCCGCGCCACCGCGGACCGAGACCGGCAGCGGCACGGCATCGGAACGCGACCCGCTCAGCGAGCCGAAGGGCGGCCGCATCGTCTGCGGCCGGCTGGTGCCCGACGAGGACCGGAATTAG
- a CDS encoding Conserved protein (Orf22) involved in biosynthesis of tetrahydromethanopterin (Evidence 2a : Function from experimental evidences in other organisms; Product type e : enzyme) → MSDIVSISSPRPRLLVSVRGPDEALTALRAGADLIDAKDPERGALGALPPETVRAIVAGVGGQAVTSAVAGDGTGREIAAAIATIAATGVDFIKIAVGATDDAALAEAAAQAPGRVIGVLFAEDDVAEDGPARLAAAGFVGAMIDTRGKSGTTLTNLMAASQLAAFVAGCRTHGLMSGLAGSLGLGDIPALARLDPDYLGFRGGLCRAGDRRQALDGARVAQAVEAMRAGPRADAA, encoded by the coding sequence GTGTCCGACATCGTATCGATTTCCTCCCCGCGTCCCCGCCTGCTCGTCAGCGTCCGTGGGCCCGACGAGGCGCTGACCGCGCTCCGGGCCGGGGCGGACCTGATCGACGCCAAGGATCCCGAGCGCGGGGCGCTCGGCGCGCTGCCGCCCGAGACCGTGCGCGCCATCGTTGCGGGCGTCGGCGGGCAAGCCGTCACCAGCGCGGTGGCCGGCGACGGCACTGGGCGCGAAATCGCCGCGGCCATCGCGACCATTGCCGCAACCGGCGTCGATTTCATCAAGATCGCGGTCGGCGCCACCGACGATGCCGCTCTGGCCGAGGCCGCCGCGCAGGCGCCGGGCCGGGTCATCGGCGTGCTCTTCGCCGAGGATGACGTGGCCGAGGATGGGCCGGCGCGCCTCGCCGCAGCCGGCTTTGTCGGGGCGATGATCGACACCCGCGGCAAGAGCGGCACCACGCTTACCAACCTCATGGCCGCGTCGCAGCTTGCCGCCTTCGTCGCCGGATGCCGCACGCACGGCCTGATGAGCGGCCTTGCCGGCTCGCTCGGGCTCGGCGACATCCCGGCGCTCGCGCGGCTCGACCCCGATTATCTCGGCTTCCGCGGCGGCCTGTGCCGCGCCGGCGACCGGCGGCAGGCGCTTGACGGAGCCCGGGTCGCGCAGGCGGTCGAAGCGATGCGGGCCGGCCCGCGAGCCGACGCGGCGTGA
- a CDS encoding conserved protein of unknown function; putative exported protein (Evidence 4 : Unknown function but conserved in other organisms) codes for MRLSVPLLLAAGLATGPAAFLAASIHARAQEPKAATGEPPPGSPANETPAPVPGSETHIAVLYRPVPAPSSYDAEADPEDLGVAGARMAVKDNNTTGRFTKQTFALDEVALDGERDPVEAAKALADKGVRFFVLALPAAEVLAVADALKETGAVILNAGAPDDRLRGADCRANLFHVLPSRAMQTDALAQYLTLMRWRKIFLITGPTERDKAYADAMRNSARKFGLKITAEKPWTFGPLAKARGDTPTRAEAMVFTRGLDYDLAVVADEEGDWGDYVPFRTVDPRPVAGTQGLIATTWHPTLETWGAAQAQNRFRRLASRLMRPLDYQVWAAVRTVGEAATQTRSTDPATLAAHLVKPEFSLPAYKGVSLTYRPWDHQLRQPIIVVQPKAMVSVAPEQGFIHQRTPLDTLGADMPETACKLP; via the coding sequence ATGCGTTTGTCCGTTCCGCTCCTCCTCGCCGCCGGTCTCGCGACCGGCCCGGCCGCATTCCTGGCCGCTTCCATCCATGCCCGCGCCCAGGAGCCGAAGGCGGCCACCGGCGAGCCGCCGCCGGGCTCCCCTGCGAATGAGACGCCCGCGCCGGTCCCCGGCTCCGAGACCCACATCGCCGTCCTCTATCGCCCGGTGCCGGCGCCCTCGTCCTACGATGCCGAGGCCGACCCCGAGGATCTCGGCGTAGCCGGCGCGCGTATGGCGGTGAAGGACAACAACACCACCGGCCGCTTCACCAAGCAGACCTTCGCCCTGGACGAAGTCGCCCTCGACGGCGAGCGCGATCCGGTCGAGGCGGCCAAGGCGCTTGCGGACAAGGGCGTGCGGTTCTTCGTGCTGGCCCTGCCCGCCGCCGAGGTGCTGGCGGTGGCCGATGCGCTGAAGGAGACGGGCGCGGTCATCCTCAATGCCGGCGCGCCGGACGACCGCCTGCGCGGGGCCGATTGCCGCGCCAACCTGTTCCACGTGCTGCCGAGCCGCGCCATGCAGACGGATGCGCTGGCGCAGTACCTGACGCTGATGCGCTGGCGGAAGATCTTTCTGATCACCGGCCCGACCGAGCGCGACAAGGCCTACGCGGACGCGATGCGGAACTCCGCCCGCAAGTTCGGCCTCAAGATCACCGCGGAGAAGCCCTGGACCTTCGGCCCCCTGGCGAAGGCCCGCGGCGACACGCCGACCCGGGCCGAGGCGATGGTGTTCACCCGCGGGCTCGACTACGACTTGGCGGTGGTCGCCGACGAGGAGGGCGATTGGGGCGATTATGTCCCGTTCCGCACCGTCGATCCGCGCCCCGTGGCCGGTACGCAGGGGCTGATCGCGACCACGTGGCACCCGACCCTGGAGACCTGGGGCGCGGCCCAGGCGCAGAACCGTTTCCGACGACTGGCGAGCCGCCTGATGCGACCGCTCGATTATCAGGTCTGGGCGGCCGTGCGCACGGTCGGCGAGGCGGCGACGCAGACGCGCAGCACCGATCCGGCCACGCTCGCGGCCCATCTCGTGAAGCCCGAATTCTCGCTGCCCGCCTACAAGGGCGTGTCCCTGACCTACCGGCCCTGGGACCACCAGTTGCGCCAGCCGATCATCGTGGTGCAGCCCAAGGCGATGGTCTCGGTAGCGCCCGAACAGGGCTTCATCCACCAGCGCACGCCGCTCGATACGCTGGGGGCCGACATGCCGGAGACCGCGTGCAAGCTGCCGTGA
- a CDS encoding conserved protein of unknown function; putative membrane protein (Evidence 3 : Putative function from multiple computational evidences; Product type t : transporter): protein MRSPSNPAVAARAEDGAKPVPHAGRLDAVGYLIALGGIVRRELLRFFHQKERFFSAMVRPLVWLFIFAAGFRNTLGTSITPPYETYVLYEAYVVPGLAVMIQLFNGMQSSLSMVYDREVGSMKVLLTSPYPRWSLLLAKLVAGVSVSIVQAYAFLAIAWFWETGIPPLGYLAALPAFLASGLMLGAIGLFLSSLVRQLENFASVMNFVIFPMFFASSALYPLWQVRASSEWLYLICQANPFTHAVELVRFALYGRFEPVACAVVVGTGLLFFTLAAIAYDPGRGIMARRGGPAGEAA, encoded by the coding sequence ATGAGGTCTCCCTCGAACCCCGCCGTTGCAGCCCGTGCCGAGGACGGCGCGAAGCCCGTGCCCCATGCGGGCCGGCTCGATGCGGTCGGCTACCTCATCGCGCTCGGCGGCATCGTCCGCCGCGAGTTGCTGCGCTTCTTCCACCAGAAGGAGCGCTTCTTCTCGGCGATGGTGCGCCCGCTCGTCTGGCTGTTCATCTTCGCGGCGGGCTTCCGCAACACGCTCGGCACCTCGATCACGCCGCCCTACGAGACCTACGTGCTCTACGAGGCCTACGTGGTGCCGGGGCTCGCGGTGATGATCCAGCTCTTCAACGGCATGCAATCCTCGCTCTCGATGGTCTACGACCGCGAGGTCGGCTCGATGAAGGTGCTGCTCACCTCGCCCTATCCGCGCTGGTCGCTGCTGCTGGCCAAGCTGGTCGCGGGCGTCAGTGTCTCTATCGTTCAGGCGTACGCGTTCCTCGCCATCGCATGGTTCTGGGAGACCGGCATTCCGCCCCTCGGCTACCTCGCCGCGCTGCCGGCCTTCCTGGCCTCGGGGCTGATGCTCGGGGCGATCGGCCTGTTCCTGTCCTCGCTGGTGCGGCAACTTGAGAACTTCGCGAGCGTCATGAATTTCGTGATCTTCCCGATGTTCTTTGCCTCTTCTGCCCTATATCCGCTCTGGCAGGTCCGGGCATCGAGCGAGTGGCTCTATCTCATCTGCCAGGCCAACCCGTTCACCCACGCGGTCGAATTGGTGCGTTTCGCTCTCTACGGGCGCTTCGAGCCGGTCGCCTGCGCCGTCGTGGTCGGCACCGGCCTCCTGTTCTTCACCCTCGCCGCAATCGCCTACGATCCGGGCCGCGGCATCATGGCCCGGCGCGGCGGACCGGCCGGCGAAGCCGCCTGA
- a CDS encoding conserved protein of unknown function; putative exported protein (Evidence 4 : Unknown function but conserved in other organisms), protein MIPRSVHAPLCLALILAAGPVLAQPKTDPDWPCPQRKVTTLGYGSFWTGPDLAEAGEWGSDREAAQLARKLASRRTELREVDTLLDEFAQKADPAEKGKRLTRVFAGVFEIINGERSTVMNGISRYAQGQRRLAERIRDEADKVSEFKDSPESDSTKVASKEVADLESRFNWDRRIFDERNQSVSYVCEVPTILEQRLGEIARRIQAHL, encoded by the coding sequence ATGATCCCTCGTTCCGTTCATGCCCCGCTTTGCCTCGCCCTGATCCTCGCGGCGGGGCCCGTGCTCGCGCAGCCCAAGACCGATCCGGATTGGCCCTGCCCGCAGCGCAAGGTGACGACGCTGGGCTACGGCTCGTTCTGGACCGGGCCGGACCTCGCCGAGGCCGGTGAATGGGGCAGCGACCGCGAGGCGGCCCAGCTCGCCCGCAAGCTCGCCTCCCGCCGCACCGAATTGCGCGAAGTCGACACCCTGCTCGATGAATTCGCGCAGAAGGCCGATCCGGCCGAGAAGGGCAAGCGCCTGACCCGCGTCTTCGCCGGGGTGTTCGAGATCATCAACGGCGAGCGCAGCACGGTGATGAACGGGATCAGCCGCTACGCTCAGGGCCAGCGCCGTCTCGCCGAACGCATCCGCGACGAGGCGGACAAGGTGAGCGAGTTCAAGGACAGCCCGGAATCCGACTCCACCAAGGTCGCATCCAAGGAGGTTGCGGACCTGGAAAGCCGGTTCAACTGGGACCGTCGGATCTTCGACGAGCGCAACCAGTCGGTCTCCTACGTCTGCGAGGTCCCGACGATTCTGGAGCAGCGCCTGGGCGAGATCGCCCGCCGCATCCAGGCGCATCTCTGA
- a CDS encoding conserved protein of unknown function; putative exported protein (Evidence 4 : Unknown function but conserved in other organisms): MVARLRAGLGCALLAGVSLGSAGSAQAFTAYVTNEKANTVSVIDTETLAVTGTWKVGRRPRGVTLSKDDKELFVCASDDDRIDVLDTATGKVVRSLRSGPDPEQFILDQSGNPLYVANEDDSQVTILDIEKNKVLAEVPVGVEPEGMGLSPDGKILVNTSETTNMAHFIDTKTFEVIDNVLVDARPRFAEFSADGKFLWVSAEVGGTVSVIDVATRKVIKKITFKVPSVTDEQIQPVGVRLTKDGTRAFVALGPANRVAVVDAKTYEVQKYLPVGQRVWQLAFTPDEKQLYTTNGTSNDVSVIDVEGLKVVKSIPVGLLPWGVAISKK, encoded by the coding sequence ATGGTCGCTCGCTTGAGGGCAGGACTGGGATGCGCGCTGCTCGCGGGCGTGTCGCTCGGGAGCGCAGGGAGCGCACAAGCCTTTACCGCCTACGTCACCAACGAGAAGGCCAACACCGTCTCGGTCATCGACACCGAGACCCTGGCGGTGACCGGGACCTGGAAGGTCGGGCGTCGCCCGCGCGGCGTGACGCTCTCCAAGGACGACAAGGAACTGTTCGTTTGCGCCAGCGACGACGACCGCATCGACGTGCTCGACACCGCGACCGGCAAGGTGGTCCGCTCCCTGCGCTCGGGGCCCGACCCGGAGCAGTTCATCCTCGATCAGAGCGGCAACCCGCTCTACGTCGCCAACGAGGACGACAGCCAAGTCACCATCCTCGACATCGAGAAGAACAAGGTTTTGGCCGAGGTGCCGGTGGGCGTCGAGCCGGAGGGGATGGGCCTATCGCCGGACGGCAAGATTCTCGTGAACACCTCCGAGACCACCAACATGGCCCACTTCATCGACACCAAGACCTTCGAGGTGATCGACAACGTGCTGGTCGATGCCCGGCCGCGCTTCGCCGAGTTCTCGGCGGACGGCAAGTTCCTCTGGGTCTCGGCCGAGGTCGGCGGCACGGTCTCGGTGATCGACGTGGCGACCCGCAAGGTCATCAAGAAGATCACCTTCAAGGTTCCGAGCGTCACCGACGAGCAGATCCAGCCCGTCGGCGTGCGCCTGACCAAGGACGGCACCCGCGCCTTCGTCGCGCTCGGGCCGGCCAACCGCGTCGCGGTGGTCGATGCCAAGACCTACGAGGTGCAGAAATACCTGCCCGTCGGCCAGCGCGTCTGGCAGCTCGCCTTCACGCCCGACGAGAAGCAACTCTACACGACCAACGGCACCTCCAACGACGTTTCGGTCATCGACGTCGAGGGGCTGAAGGTGGTGAAAAGCATCCCGGTCGGGTTGCTGCCCTGGGGCGTGGCGATCTCGAAGAAGTAA
- a CDS encoding conserved protein of unknown function; putative exported protein (Evidence 4 : Unknown function but conserved in other organisms) has protein sequence MKWTTRLGLAAAALMLAAAPASALDLTKKRQNLPDLVLGNEEGNDFVVENKDIELEAGKAYRLRIVAKGRQEYKFYAPEFFRYIWFNQIVIEHKEIHGGGPPDHLEFDDPGEIAIEFVAIKPGAYKWYAQGLEEKGMAGTITVK, from the coding sequence ATGAAGTGGACGACGCGCCTCGGCCTCGCCGCCGCGGCCCTGATGCTGGCCGCCGCCCCGGCGAGCGCCCTCGACCTCACCAAGAAGCGGCAGAACCTGCCCGACCTCGTGCTCGGCAACGAGGAGGGCAACGACTTCGTGGTCGAGAACAAGGATATCGAGCTGGAAGCCGGCAAGGCCTACCGCCTGCGCATCGTCGCCAAGGGGCGGCAGGAGTACAAATTCTACGCGCCCGAATTCTTCCGCTACATCTGGTTCAACCAGATCGTGATCGAGCACAAAGAGATCCACGGCGGCGGCCCGCCCGACCATCTCGAATTCGACGATCCCGGCGAGATCGCCATCGAGTTCGTCGCCATCAAGCCGGGTGCCTACAAGTGGTACGCGCAAGGGCTTGAGGAAAAGGGCATGGCCGGCACGATTACGGTGAAGTGA
- a CDS encoding putative ABC transporter, ATPase (Evidence 3 : Putative function from multiple computational evidences; Product type t : transporter): MSAALDVAGVSHRFGQRAALSDVSITVERGHFMALLGPNGAGKTTLFSVITRLYNNQEGRVSILGHPLDREPSRALAGLGVVFQARTLDTDLTVAQNLHYHASLHGIGRAAARARIETLLARVGLAERRDDKIRTLSGGQSRRIEIARSLIHAPRLLLLDEPTVGLDLESRADIVAIVRALVREEGLSVLWATHIFEEISPEDDAVVLHKGRIVARGRAGEIGGPGETLEAAFRRLVAEPDKRAVKSAA, from the coding sequence ATGAGCGCGGCTCTCGACGTTGCCGGCGTCAGCCACCGCTTCGGCCAGCGCGCCGCGCTGTCCGACGTGTCGATCACCGTCGAGCGCGGGCATTTCATGGCGCTGCTCGGGCCCAACGGCGCGGGCAAGACCACGTTGTTCTCGGTGATCACCCGGCTCTACAACAACCAGGAGGGCCGGGTCTCGATCCTCGGCCATCCGCTCGACCGTGAGCCGTCGCGGGCGCTCGCCGGCCTCGGCGTGGTGTTCCAGGCGCGGACGCTGGATACCGACCTCACCGTCGCGCAGAACCTGCACTACCACGCCAGCCTGCACGGCATCGGCCGGGCGGCGGCGCGTGCGCGCATCGAGACCCTGCTCGCCCGCGTCGGCCTTGCCGAGCGGCGCGACGACAAGATCCGCACCCTTTCCGGCGGCCAGTCGCGGCGCATCGAGATCGCCCGCTCGCTGATCCACGCGCCGCGCCTGCTGCTGCTCGACGAGCCGACCGTCGGGCTCGACCTCGAATCGCGCGCCGACATCGTCGCCATCGTCCGCGCCCTGGTGCGGGAGGAGGGTCTCTCGGTGCTGTGGGCGACCCACATCTTCGAGGAGATTTCGCCCGAGGACGACGCCGTGGTCCTGCACAAGGGCCGCATCGTCGCCCGTGGCCGCGCTGGGGAGATCGGCGGGCCCGGTGAGACGCTGGAGGCTGCCTTCCGCCGCCTCGTCGCCGAACCCGACAAGAGAGCCGTGAAGTCCGCCGCATGA
- a CDS encoding conserved protein of unknown function; putative exported protein (Evidence 4 : Unknown function but conserved in other organisms) — MRLRALLPALTLLSTLSGTALAEDAARKAAIFPAEVNDPTLAYGRKPLPADQKRLDLVTDVLRKQLAEKGGLESVDLSPQAEEIRKESPLYKCNDCVAPIAKALGAELAVTAFADKGANQLFSLVVTIAEAETGKVVRRGQVVIRANTDDDWSHATRWIVKNRLLAEPLPGRS; from the coding sequence ATGCGACTTCGCGCCCTCCTGCCCGCCCTCACCCTCCTGTCGACGCTGAGCGGGACAGCCCTGGCAGAGGATGCGGCACGCAAGGCTGCGATCTTCCCGGCGGAGGTGAACGATCCGACGCTGGCCTATGGCCGCAAGCCGCTGCCGGCGGACCAGAAGCGCCTCGACCTCGTCACCGACGTGCTGCGCAAGCAACTCGCCGAGAAGGGCGGCCTCGAGAGCGTCGATCTCAGCCCCCAGGCGGAGGAAATCCGTAAGGAGAGCCCACTCTACAAGTGCAACGACTGCGTCGCTCCGATCGCCAAGGCGCTGGGCGCGGAACTCGCCGTGACCGCCTTCGCCGACAAGGGCGCCAACCAGTTGTTCAGCCTCGTCGTCACCATCGCCGAAGCCGAGACCGGCAAGGTCGTGCGCCGGGGCCAGGTCGTGATAAGAGCCAACACCGACGACGACTGGTCCCACGCCACACGCTGGATCGTGAAGAACCGCCTTCTGGCCGAGCCGCTGCCCGGCCGTTCCTGA
- a CDS encoding conserved protein of unknown function; putative exported protein (Evidence 4 : Unknown function but conserved in other organisms) — translation MMRTRTSLAVPRGFRGSALLALVVLATPALADDKAACAEGISVVKAQAEKLAPEAVPQKLKRALKIAEREQGEGEFDECLEALDDAKRALPK, via the coding sequence ATGATGCGCACACGCACCTCCCTCGCCGTACCGAGAGGTTTTCGCGGTAGCGCCCTGCTTGCCCTCGTGGTGCTTGCGACCCCGGCGCTCGCCGACGACAAGGCCGCCTGCGCCGAGGGCATCAGCGTGGTGAAGGCGCAGGCGGAAAAGCTCGCACCGGAAGCCGTCCCGCAAAAACTCAAGCGCGCGCTGAAGATCGCCGAGCGCGAGCAAGGCGAGGGCGAGTTTGACGAGTGCCTGGAAGCGCTCGACGACGCCAAGCGGGCGCTGCCGAAATGA
- a CDS encoding Conserved protein (Orf19) involved in biosynthesis of tetrahydromethanopterin (Evidence 2a : Function from experimental evidences in other organisms; Product type e : enzyme), giving the protein MPLILETVVTTLSAAGALHLVPFGLIREDEDFVLAPFRPSPTIDNLAERPYFTASAPSDVRVIAGVVTGRRDWPVVDCDHIPGKRLAECFGHAEFEVAAIEDDPQRPRYRGRMVHAVSHVPFIGYNRAQAAVIEAAILSTRLHMLEPEKVLTEMAYHAIAISKTAGPAEREAWDWIEDKVAGALGRTGRVLDGTSRPL; this is encoded by the coding sequence ATGCCGCTGATCCTTGAGACCGTCGTCACCACCCTGTCGGCGGCAGGCGCACTGCATCTCGTGCCGTTCGGCCTGATCCGCGAGGACGAGGATTTCGTGCTCGCCCCGTTCCGTCCCTCGCCCACGATCGACAACCTCGCCGAGCGCCCCTACTTCACGGCCTCGGCCCCGAGCGACGTGCGGGTAATCGCAGGCGTCGTCACCGGGCGGCGCGACTGGCCGGTGGTGGATTGCGATCACATTCCCGGCAAACGCCTCGCCGAATGCTTCGGCCATGCCGAGTTCGAAGTGGCGGCGATCGAGGACGATCCGCAGCGCCCGCGCTACCGCGGGCGGATGGTGCACGCGGTGAGCCACGTGCCGTTCATCGGCTACAACCGGGCGCAAGCCGCGGTGATCGAGGCGGCGATCCTGTCCACGCGGCTCCACATGCTGGAGCCGGAAAAGGTCCTGACGGAAATGGCCTATCATGCCATAGCCATTTCCAAGACCGCCGGCCCCGCCGAGCGCGAGGCCTGGGACTGGATCGAGGACAAGGTCGCGGGGGCTCTGGGACGCACCGGCCGCGTCCTCGACGGGACGAGCCGCCCCCTGTGA